Part of the Longimicrobium sp. genome, CTTCCCGTTCGCGTGGAACTGTCCGACGCCCCGACGGTGGTGGAACTGCTGGCCCGGGTGAAGGAGCGCTCGCTCGGCGCGCAGCATCACCAGGACATCCCCTTCGAGCAGGTGGTGGAGCTCGTGCACCCGGCGCGGAGCATGGCGCACGCCCCGCTCTTCCAGGCGATGTTCACCTGGCAGAACGCCACCGGCGGCGGCGCCGGGCTCCCCGGCCTCGCACCGGCGCCGGCGGGACCGGCCAACCCAGCGCACCGCGCGGCGCCGGTCGCTCCTCCGCCGTCCACGCACGCGACGACGCTTGCCACGGCGCACGTCGACCTCTCGCTGACGCTCTGGGAGCACGGCGGGAGGATCGCGGGGAACGTGACGTACGCCACCGCGCTCTTCGAGCGGGCAACGGCGGAGCGCTTCGGGGGATACCTGCGGCGCGTGCTGGAGGCGTTCGCCGCCGACGATCTCCAGGCGGTGGAAGCGCTCCCGCTCCTGCCGGATGCGGAGCGGCGCCTCGTCGTCGAGGAGTGGAACGCGACCGGCGCGGCGTATTCCCGCGAGTCGTGCATCCACGAGCTGGTGGAGGCGCAGGCCGCGCGCACGCCGGACGCGGTAGCGGTCGTTTTCGATAGCGGCGAGCTCACCTACGCCGAACTGAATGAGCGCGCCAACCGCCTGGCGCACCACCTTGCCCGGCACGGCGTGGGGCCGGATGCACTTGTGGCGATCTGCGTGGAGCGCGGCCCGGAGATGGTCGTCGGGCTCCTGGCCATCCTCAAGGCCGGCGGCGGCTACGTTCCGCTGGACCCCGGCTATCCGGCGGAGCGGCTGCGGTACATGCTCGATGACAGCGCACCCGCGGCCGTGCTCACGCAGGGTTCTCTGGAGGGTGTGCAGGCGCTGTTCGCGAACGTGGACGTGCCAGTGATCGACCTTGAGGGTGATGGGTGGGCGCGGGGCGCGGCGACCAATCCGGCACGCGCGGGGCTCACCCCCGGGCACCTGGCCTATGTGATCTACACCTCCGGCTCCACGGGTACGCCCAAGGGGGTGATGATCGAGCACCGGAGCCTGGCGAACCACACCGCGTGGCAGGCCGGCGCCTTCGGAATCGGCCCGGACGACGCCGTGCTGCAGCGCACCTCCATCTCCTTCGATGCGTCTGTGTGGGAGCTGTGGACCACGCTGGCCACGGGCGCCCGCCTCGTCCTTCTTCCCGCGGACGCGGCGAAGGACCCGAGCGCAATCGCGCGGGTGATCGAGGAACGCGGCGTGACCGTCGTCCAGTTCGTTCCCACGCTCCTGCAGGCGGTGCTGGGCGGGCTACCGGATGGTACGCAACTGCGCCCGCGCCTGGTGTTCTGTGGCGGCGAGCCGCTCACGCAGGCATTGGTGGCGGAGGCGCGCGCACGCGGCGTGGGCGAAGTCGTGAATCTCTACGGTCCCACGGAGGCCACGATCGACTCCACGGCGTACCGGTGCGTCGATGAGGATCGTGCCCCCGCCATCGGCGCTCCGGTGGGCAACGTGCGCGTCTACATCCTGGACGGCGCGGGAGAGCCCGTGCCCGTCGGCGTGGCGGGCAAGCTCTACGTCGGGGGCGCGGGAGTGGCGCGCGGGTACCTGGACCGGCCGGCGCTGACTGCGGAGCGCTTCGTCCCCGATCCGTTCGGCGGCGACCCGGGGGCGCGTCTGTACCGCACGGGAGACCTGGCGCGGTGGCGCGGGGACGGGGTGGTCGAGTTCCTGGGGCGCAACGACTTCCAGGTGAAGGTGCGCGGCTTCCGCGTGGAGCTCGGCGAGATCGAGGCGCGGCTGCGCGAGCACCCGTCCGTGAGCGAGGCGGTGGTGGCCGCGCGCGCGGAGGGCGCGGGCGACACGCGGCTGGTGGCGTACGTCGTGGGATCGGATTCCGTCGAGATCGACGCGCTCCGCTCGTATCTCTCGGAGCGCCTGCCGGAGTACATGGTGCCGGCGGCGTACGTGCGGCTCGACGCGTTGCCGCTGACGGCCAGCGGCAAGCTGGACCGCAAGGCGCTCCCCGCACCCGAGGGCGACGCGTTCGTGACGCGCGGCTACCAGGCGCCGGTGGGAGAGACGGAGGAGGAACTGGCGGCGATCTGGGCCGAGGTCCTGGGCGTGGAGCAGGTGGGCCGCCACGACCACTTCTTCGAGCTGGGCGGCCACTCGCTCCTGGCCGTCCGCGTGATCTCCCGTGTGCGCCAGGTGCTGGGCGCGGAAGTGGGGATCGCCGACCTGTTCGAAAAGCCGGTGCTCTCCACCTTCGCCCAGCACGTCGTCCATGCGCTGCTCGCCCAGTTCGACCCCCAGGAGCTCGCGCGGCTGGGCGCGCTGCTCGAGGACGACGCCACCCCGGGGTGATCCCCCGCGCGCAAATCGCGCGGGTGACATATATTATCGGACATCGCAAGCGCAAATCGATCAAACGGTTACGGCAACGTCCCCCGGGGGGCGGGGCAGGGCGCCTCCGTGGCATGCGGCCAGGCCCGTCTGACCCCTACGCCCCACCAGCGCAGCGGCCCGCCGGCACGAACGGGCACGCCGCGCTGAACGGCAGTCGCGCAGCATCAGGCACACGGCACCTCCGTCTGGTCGGAAGCCCATCGCATTATAGAGCAGGACATGACCGATATCATCTCCCGGCTGGCCCAGCTGTCCCCCGAAAAGCAGAGGCTGCTGACGCTGAAGCTGAAGGGCGGGGCAGCCGCGGCGGCGGCCGGGCAGGCCGGCGGCGTGCGCCCCTCCGAGTTTCCCGCGTCGTTCGCGCAGCGGCGGCTGTGGCTGCTGGATCGCCTGGAGCCGGGGAGCACCGCCTACTCCATGCCCCGCGTCTGGCGGATCCCCGGCCCCTTGGACGCGGCGGCGCTGGAGCGTGCCCTGGACGAGCTGGTGCGGCGCCACGAGACGCTGCGCACGCACCTGGAGGAGCGCGGCGGAGAGCCGGTGCAGGTGGTCGCCCCGCCCTCCCCCTTCCGGCTGGAGGTGGCGGACCTTTCCGCGCTGGCTCCCGCCGAGGCGCTCGCCGAGCTGGAGCGGCGGGCGCGTGCCGACGCCGCGGCCCCTTTCCGGCTGGAGGAGGGCCCGCTCTTCCGCGCCTCCCTCGTGCGGCTGGCGGCGGACGAGCACGCCCTGCTGTTGAACCTGCACCACGCGATCACCGACGGCTGGTCCACCGGCATCCTGGCGCGCGAGCTGATGGCCCTGTACCAGGCCTTCGCGCGCGGCGGGGCCTCGCCGCTGCCGCCGCTCCCCCTGCAGTACGGCGACTACGCCCTCCGCGAGCGCGAGCGCCTGTCCGGCAACTCCCTCCGGCGGCTGGTGGGCTTCTGGCGGCAGGCGCTGGAGGGGGCTCCCACGCTGCTGGACATTGCGCCCGACCGCCCGCGGTCCGCCGTGCGCACCCATCGCGGTGCCGCCGTCAGCGCCTTGCTGAGCGCCGGCCTC contains:
- a CDS encoding amino acid adenylation domain-containing protein is translated as LPVRVELSDAPTVVELLARVKERSLGAQHHQDIPFEQVVELVHPARSMAHAPLFQAMFTWQNATGGGAGLPGLAPAPAGPANPAHRAAPVAPPPSTHATTLATAHVDLSLTLWEHGGRIAGNVTYATALFERATAERFGGYLRRVLEAFAADDLQAVEALPLLPDAERRLVVEEWNATGAAYSRESCIHELVEAQAARTPDAVAVVFDSGELTYAELNERANRLAHHLARHGVGPDALVAICVERGPEMVVGLLAILKAGGGYVPLDPGYPAERLRYMLDDSAPAAVLTQGSLEGVQALFANVDVPVIDLEGDGWARGAATNPARAGLTPGHLAYVIYTSGSTGTPKGVMIEHRSLANHTAWQAGAFGIGPDDAVLQRTSISFDASVWELWTTLATGARLVLLPADAAKDPSAIARVIEERGVTVVQFVPTLLQAVLGGLPDGTQLRPRLVFCGGEPLTQALVAEARARGVGEVVNLYGPTEATIDSTAYRCVDEDRAPAIGAPVGNVRVYILDGAGEPVPVGVAGKLYVGGAGVARGYLDRPALTAERFVPDPFGGDPGARLYRTGDLARWRGDGVVEFLGRNDFQVKVRGFRVELGEIEARLREHPSVSEAVVAARAEGAGDTRLVAYVVGSDSVEIDALRSYLSERLPEYMVPAAYVRLDALPLTASGKLDRKALPAPEGDAFVTRGYQAPVGETEEELAAIWAEVLGVEQVGRHDHFFELGGHSLLAVRVISRVRQVLGAEVGIADLFEKPVLSTFAQHVVHALLAQFDPQELARLGALLEDDATPG